In Miscanthus floridulus cultivar M001 chromosome 5, ASM1932011v1, whole genome shotgun sequence, one genomic interval encodes:
- the LOC136455498 gene encoding uncharacterized protein has product MSWKGSTQINVVDQRTLSDKQQHHSQSQWSDYADDEHWSTENTQELVNLGTTKRAGWSHQMKLFLIDLLKEHDVPGFRTHNAWSKDAWTNIVRRVNAKFGTSYSVNQVKHQEQDLKKAYRSVKDLLAESGFGWDTERMMVTAPASVWSSFTARNNNKDAFHWQDRSFPYYDALSSLYDGRHAEGRTHQGMDHYASKAKNVLVPSTQTTQVADTYDSPSPTLNAPGESDLQFHLDEETEEQTLIFRSLHLIMSISHAPTSTHMHREASDSRRGNKKQKSKVALSDDGFHERYLKLKKEEIDRFAAIEEKKLEDPYSINKKG; this is encoded by the exons ATGTCGTGGAAAGGATCCACTCAGATTAATGTGGTTGATCAACGCACTTTGTCTGATAAACAACAACACCACTCCCAATCACAATGGTCTGATTATGCTGACGATGAGCATTGGTCTACAGAAAATACCCAGGAACTAG TGAATTTGGGGACCACAAAGAGAGCCGGATGGAGTCACCAAATGAAACTATTCCTTATTGATCTTTTAAAAGAACATGATGTGCCGGGTTTCAGAACACATAATGCTTGGAGTAAGGACGCATGGACAAACATTGTTCGTCGcgtgaatgcaaagtttggtacATCATATTCTGTTAACCAAGTCAAACATCAGGAGCAAGACTTGAAGAAAGCATACCGAAGTGTTAAAGATTTGCTGGCTGAAAGTGGATTTGGATGGGATACTGAGCGAATGATGGTGACTGCGCCTGCAAGTGTTTGGTCTAGTTTTACTGCTCGCAACAACAATAAGGACGCTTTCCATTGGCAAGATAGGTCATTCCCATATTATGATGCTTTATCTTCACTGTACGATG GTCGTCATGCCGAAGGGAGAACCCATCAAGGCATGGACCATTATGCAAGCAAAGCAAAGAATGTGTTAGTTCCATCAACACAAACAACACAAGTGGCTGACACATATGACTCACCATCTCCAACGTTAAATGCTCCGGGTGAATCAGATCTACAGTTTCATCTTGATGAAGAGACAGAGGAGCAAACTTTGATTTTTCGCAGCCTTCATCTAATCATGTCCATCAGCCATGCACCTACCtccacacacatgcatagagAGGCATCTGATTCTCGACGTGGTAATAAGAAACAAAAGAGCAAAGTTGCTCTCTCGGATGATGGATTTCATGAGAGATACCTAAAACTGAAGAAGGAAGAAATAGATCGATTTGCTGCTATTGAGGAGAAAAAATTGGAGGATCCATACAGCATCAACAAGAAGGGGTGA
- the LOC136453871 gene encoding ubinuclein-1-like isoform X2, whose protein sequence is MNTVWLYSVVRVELCIFFYVIRCLCCIFQRCSAAHPAENDPKDPTQPNRFNAVIEKIERLYMGKHSSDEEDLNDVPDDDQYDTEDSFIDDAELDEYFEVDNLKTKHDGYFVNKGKLEQIEPGTSANVAPKKRRRKDASSTYLETNHLAPVDYFDIGDVPGKSSARGTVQAGKQLASSNIGSYGQYYEDSRVVKNKTSGPGGAPKRKSSEFSGGDAAARAKIIKDVSHAPLELRDLEKHKAAALPVDYAHKSKTSETFDCAYPAYRDKGTSVQLDFQQRKVSVENQDPSNKIYRKEKHGTSEYPGMAMASAVYSTQTMHPVVGREGSGTKPKGTRLERAIRDLQKIVAEYRPPTIDINEVDPNGQAAVKRRLPPEVKQKLAKVARLSANQGKIQEHELMNRLMGIVGHLVQRRTLKRNMKEMVESGISAKLEKADRFQRVKLEINEMIKARMATKSKVNEQQDGSADDFQVANDDRRALKTKYAMDTALEDKMCDLYDMYVEGMDEDKGPQSRKLYVELAELWPQGYMDYVGIKDAIYRSKERKRLLYSQQKVRSEERMKRKRMAAAAKLQDGFPVVMQSGVVPQVAQPPITNSITYHAADYGQNQGSKFFERARETSSSAIPDDGNRNAGEMKKKKRKHEYDLVDTEANLPKAPLQHGSEKQKPSKPADEASAGNLPSTATTQTVLGLPTVLGHNQQPS, encoded by the exons ATGAACACAGTGTGGTTGTATTCTGTTGTTCGGGTTGAGCTATGCATATTTTTTTATGTTATTAGGTGCTTGTGCTGTATCTTCCAGAGATGTTCTGCA GCACATCCTGCAGAAAATGACCCAAAGGATCCAACGCAGCCAAATCGGTTCAACGCAGTCATTGAAAAAATTGAGCGCCTTTACATG GGAAAACATAGCAGCGATGAAGAGGATCTTAATGATGTGCCAGATGATGATCAGTATGACACTGAGGATTCTTTCATTGATGATGCCGAATTG GATGAATATTTTGAAGTCGATAATTTGAAAACTAAGCACGATGGGTATTTTGTGAACAAGGGAAAGTTGGAACAGAT TGAACCTGGCACATCAGCAAATGTCGCtccaaagaaaaggagaagaaaggatgcATCAAGTACTTATCTGGAGACTAATCACCTTGCTCCAGTTGATTATTTCGATATTGGTGATGTACCTGGAAAATCCTCTGCAAGAGGTACTGTGCAGGCGGGAAAACAATTAGCTAGTAGCAACATAGGTTCTTATGGTCAATACTACGAGGACAGTAGAGTGGTGAAGAACAAAACCAGTGGTCCTGGAGGAGCCCCTAAAAGAAAATCTTCTGAATTCTCGGGTGGTGATGCTGCAGCACGCGCTAAGATTATTAAGGATGTCTCACATGCTCCTTTGGAGCTAAGAGACTTGGAAAAGCATAAAGCTGCAGCACTACCTGTTGACTATGCTCATAAGTCAAAAACCAGTGAGACATTTGATTGTGCCTATCCAGCTTACAGGGATAAAGGCACTTCAGTGCAACTTGATTTCCAACAAAGAAAGGTAAGCGTAGAAAATCAAGATCCATCAAATAAAATCTATCGCAAAGAGAAACATGGAACAAGTGAATATCCTGGCATGGCTATGGCTAGTGCTGTCTATTCTACACAAACAATG CACCCAGTTGTTGGTAGGGAGGGTTCAGGTACTAAACCCAAAGGCACCAGGCTTGAGCGAGCTATTCGCGATCTCCAGAAGATTGTTGCAGAAT ACAGACCACCTACAATTGATATTAATGAGGTAGATCCAAATGGCCAGGCAGCAGTTAAAAGACGGTTGCCTCCTGAAGTAAAGCAAAAGCTTGCCAAGGTTGCAAGGTTATCG GCAAATCAGGGAAAGATCCAAGAACATGAGCTAATGAATCGCCTAATGGGCATAGTTGGACACCTTGTTCAGCGCAGGACACTGAAG AGAAACATGAAAGAAATGGTAGAATCAGGTATATCTGCTAAACTGGAGAAGGCTGACAGGTTTCAGCGTGTAAAATTGGAGATCAATGAAATGATCAAAGCACGTATGGCTACAAAGTCCAAG GTCAATGAACAACAGGATGGTTCAGCTGATGATTTTCAGGTTGCTAATGATGACAGAAGAGCTTTAAAAACAAAGTATGCAATGGATACTGCATTGGAGGACAAGATGTGTGATCTGTATGATATGTATGTTGAG GGTATGGATGAAGACAAGGGCCCTCAAAGCAGGAAGTTATACGTAGAG CTTGCAGAGTTATGGCCTCAAGGTTACATGGATTATGTTGGAATCAAAGATGccatttatagatcaaaggagcgaaAAAGATTATTGTACAGCCAGCAAAAG GTTCGCAGTGAAGAGagaatgaagaggaagaggatggcGGCAGCAGCAAAGCTGCAAGATGGCTTCCCCGTTGTAATGCAAAGTGGAGTTGTCCCACAAGTTGCACAACCACCCATAACAAATTCCATCACATACCACGCGGCTGATTATGGACAGAACCAGGGGTCGAAATTTTTTGAAAGGGCTCGTGAAACGAGCTCCAGTGCAATTCCTGATGATGGCAACAGAAATGCTGgcgagatgaagaagaagaaaagaaaacatGAATATGATCTTGTAGATACAGAAGCTAACCTACCAAAGGCTCCCTTGCAGCATGGGAGCGAGAAGCAAAAGCCTTCTAAGCCTGCTGACGAGGCCAGTGCTGGTAACCTGCCCTCCACGGCGACAACTCAAACTGTGCTTGGCCTACCAACGGTGCTTGGTCATAACCAACAACCTAGCTGA
- the LOC136453871 gene encoding ubinuclein-1-like isoform X1 gives MEDPVAAPSSSSTAPAAAAAARVPAAAAAAPAVTSAPPALAPPQPPATPAAACRRQLFTVELRPGETTIVSWKKLLKEVGHTAVAPPVKPEPTFAAHAGPSGAAHPAENDPKDPTQPNRFNAVIEKIERLYMGKHSSDEEDLNDVPDDDQYDTEDSFIDDAELDEYFEVDNLKTKHDGYFVNKGKLEQIEPGTSANVAPKKRRRKDASSTYLETNHLAPVDYFDIGDVPGKSSARGTVQAGKQLASSNIGSYGQYYEDSRVVKNKTSGPGGAPKRKSSEFSGGDAAARAKIIKDVSHAPLELRDLEKHKAAALPVDYAHKSKTSETFDCAYPAYRDKGTSVQLDFQQRKVSVENQDPSNKIYRKEKHGTSEYPGMAMASAVYSTQTMHPVVGREGSGTKPKGTRLERAIRDLQKIVAEYRPPTIDINEVDPNGQAAVKRRLPPEVKQKLAKVARLSANQGKIQEHELMNRLMGIVGHLVQRRTLKRNMKEMVESGISAKLEKADRFQRVKLEINEMIKARMATKSKVNEQQDGSADDFQVANDDRRALKTKYAMDTALEDKMCDLYDMYVEGMDEDKGPQSRKLYVELAELWPQGYMDYVGIKDAIYRSKERKRLLYSQQKVRSEERMKRKRMAAAAKLQDGFPVVMQSGVVPQVAQPPITNSITYHAADYGQNQGSKFFERARETSSSAIPDDGNRNAGEMKKKKRKHEYDLVDTEANLPKAPLQHGSEKQKPSKPADEASAGNLPSTATTQTVLGLPTVLGHNQQPS, from the exons ATGGAAGACCCCGTGGCGGccccctcctcgtcctccaccgcCCCTGCCGCTGCCGCagcggctagggttccggcggcggcggcggcagcccctGCCGTTACCTCTGCACCGCCCGCTCTCGCTCCGCCGCAGCCACCTGCCACCCCCGCGGCCGCGTGCCGGAGGCAGCTGTTCACGGTGGAGCTGCGGCCAGGGGAGACCACCATCGTGTCGTGGAAGAAGCTTCTCAAGGAGGTCGGGCACACCGCCGTGGCACCGCCAGTGAAGCCGGAGCCAACGTTCGCTGCACATGCGGGCCCATCTGGTGCG GCACATCCTGCAGAAAATGACCCAAAGGATCCAACGCAGCCAAATCGGTTCAACGCAGTCATTGAAAAAATTGAGCGCCTTTACATG GGAAAACATAGCAGCGATGAAGAGGATCTTAATGATGTGCCAGATGATGATCAGTATGACACTGAGGATTCTTTCATTGATGATGCCGAATTG GATGAATATTTTGAAGTCGATAATTTGAAAACTAAGCACGATGGGTATTTTGTGAACAAGGGAAAGTTGGAACAGAT TGAACCTGGCACATCAGCAAATGTCGCtccaaagaaaaggagaagaaaggatgcATCAAGTACTTATCTGGAGACTAATCACCTTGCTCCAGTTGATTATTTCGATATTGGTGATGTACCTGGAAAATCCTCTGCAAGAGGTACTGTGCAGGCGGGAAAACAATTAGCTAGTAGCAACATAGGTTCTTATGGTCAATACTACGAGGACAGTAGAGTGGTGAAGAACAAAACCAGTGGTCCTGGAGGAGCCCCTAAAAGAAAATCTTCTGAATTCTCGGGTGGTGATGCTGCAGCACGCGCTAAGATTATTAAGGATGTCTCACATGCTCCTTTGGAGCTAAGAGACTTGGAAAAGCATAAAGCTGCAGCACTACCTGTTGACTATGCTCATAAGTCAAAAACCAGTGAGACATTTGATTGTGCCTATCCAGCTTACAGGGATAAAGGCACTTCAGTGCAACTTGATTTCCAACAAAGAAAGGTAAGCGTAGAAAATCAAGATCCATCAAATAAAATCTATCGCAAAGAGAAACATGGAACAAGTGAATATCCTGGCATGGCTATGGCTAGTGCTGTCTATTCTACACAAACAATG CACCCAGTTGTTGGTAGGGAGGGTTCAGGTACTAAACCCAAAGGCACCAGGCTTGAGCGAGCTATTCGCGATCTCCAGAAGATTGTTGCAGAAT ACAGACCACCTACAATTGATATTAATGAGGTAGATCCAAATGGCCAGGCAGCAGTTAAAAGACGGTTGCCTCCTGAAGTAAAGCAAAAGCTTGCCAAGGTTGCAAGGTTATCG GCAAATCAGGGAAAGATCCAAGAACATGAGCTAATGAATCGCCTAATGGGCATAGTTGGACACCTTGTTCAGCGCAGGACACTGAAG AGAAACATGAAAGAAATGGTAGAATCAGGTATATCTGCTAAACTGGAGAAGGCTGACAGGTTTCAGCGTGTAAAATTGGAGATCAATGAAATGATCAAAGCACGTATGGCTACAAAGTCCAAG GTCAATGAACAACAGGATGGTTCAGCTGATGATTTTCAGGTTGCTAATGATGACAGAAGAGCTTTAAAAACAAAGTATGCAATGGATACTGCATTGGAGGACAAGATGTGTGATCTGTATGATATGTATGTTGAG GGTATGGATGAAGACAAGGGCCCTCAAAGCAGGAAGTTATACGTAGAG CTTGCAGAGTTATGGCCTCAAGGTTACATGGATTATGTTGGAATCAAAGATGccatttatagatcaaaggagcgaaAAAGATTATTGTACAGCCAGCAAAAG GTTCGCAGTGAAGAGagaatgaagaggaagaggatggcGGCAGCAGCAAAGCTGCAAGATGGCTTCCCCGTTGTAATGCAAAGTGGAGTTGTCCCACAAGTTGCACAACCACCCATAACAAATTCCATCACATACCACGCGGCTGATTATGGACAGAACCAGGGGTCGAAATTTTTTGAAAGGGCTCGTGAAACGAGCTCCAGTGCAATTCCTGATGATGGCAACAGAAATGCTGgcgagatgaagaagaagaaaagaaaacatGAATATGATCTTGTAGATACAGAAGCTAACCTACCAAAGGCTCCCTTGCAGCATGGGAGCGAGAAGCAAAAGCCTTCTAAGCCTGCTGACGAGGCCAGTGCTGGTAACCTGCCCTCCACGGCGACAACTCAAACTGTGCTTGGCCTACCAACGGTGCTTGGTCATAACCAACAACCTAGCTGA
- the LOC136453871 gene encoding ubinuclein-1-like isoform X3, with product MEDPVAAPSSSSTAPAAAAAARVPAAAAAAPAVTSAPPALAPPQPPATPAAACRRQLFTVELRPGETTIVSWKKLLKEVGHTAVAPPVKPEPTFAAHAGPSGAAHPAENDPKDPTQPNRFNAVIEKIERLYMGKHSSDEEDLNDVPDDDQYDTEDSFIDDAELDEYFEVDNLKTKHDGYFVNKGKLEQIEPGTSANVAPKKRRRKDASSTYLETNHLAPVDYFDIGDVPGKSSARGTVQAGKQLASSNIGSYGQYYEDSRVVKNKTSGPGGAPKRKSSEFSGGDAAARAKIIKDVSHAPLELRDLEKHKAAALPVDYAHKSKTSETFDCAYPAYRDKGTSVQLDFQQRKVSVENQDPSNKIYRKEKHGTSEYPGMAMASAVYSTQTMHPVVGREGSGTKPKGTRLERAIRDLQKIVAEYRPPTIDINEVDPNGQAAVKRRLPPEVKQKLAKVARLSANQGKIQEHELMNRLMGIVGHLVQRRTLKRNMKEMVESGISAKLEKADRFQRVKLEINEMIKARMATKSKVNEQQDGSADDFQVANDDRRALKTKYAMDTALEDKMCDLYDMYVEGMDEDKGPQSRKLYVELAELWPQGYMDYVGIKDAIYRSKERKRLLYSQQK from the exons ATGGAAGACCCCGTGGCGGccccctcctcgtcctccaccgcCCCTGCCGCTGCCGCagcggctagggttccggcggcggcggcggcagcccctGCCGTTACCTCTGCACCGCCCGCTCTCGCTCCGCCGCAGCCACCTGCCACCCCCGCGGCCGCGTGCCGGAGGCAGCTGTTCACGGTGGAGCTGCGGCCAGGGGAGACCACCATCGTGTCGTGGAAGAAGCTTCTCAAGGAGGTCGGGCACACCGCCGTGGCACCGCCAGTGAAGCCGGAGCCAACGTTCGCTGCACATGCGGGCCCATCTGGTGCG GCACATCCTGCAGAAAATGACCCAAAGGATCCAACGCAGCCAAATCGGTTCAACGCAGTCATTGAAAAAATTGAGCGCCTTTACATG GGAAAACATAGCAGCGATGAAGAGGATCTTAATGATGTGCCAGATGATGATCAGTATGACACTGAGGATTCTTTCATTGATGATGCCGAATTG GATGAATATTTTGAAGTCGATAATTTGAAAACTAAGCACGATGGGTATTTTGTGAACAAGGGAAAGTTGGAACAGAT TGAACCTGGCACATCAGCAAATGTCGCtccaaagaaaaggagaagaaaggatgcATCAAGTACTTATCTGGAGACTAATCACCTTGCTCCAGTTGATTATTTCGATATTGGTGATGTACCTGGAAAATCCTCTGCAAGAGGTACTGTGCAGGCGGGAAAACAATTAGCTAGTAGCAACATAGGTTCTTATGGTCAATACTACGAGGACAGTAGAGTGGTGAAGAACAAAACCAGTGGTCCTGGAGGAGCCCCTAAAAGAAAATCTTCTGAATTCTCGGGTGGTGATGCTGCAGCACGCGCTAAGATTATTAAGGATGTCTCACATGCTCCTTTGGAGCTAAGAGACTTGGAAAAGCATAAAGCTGCAGCACTACCTGTTGACTATGCTCATAAGTCAAAAACCAGTGAGACATTTGATTGTGCCTATCCAGCTTACAGGGATAAAGGCACTTCAGTGCAACTTGATTTCCAACAAAGAAAGGTAAGCGTAGAAAATCAAGATCCATCAAATAAAATCTATCGCAAAGAGAAACATGGAACAAGTGAATATCCTGGCATGGCTATGGCTAGTGCTGTCTATTCTACACAAACAATG CACCCAGTTGTTGGTAGGGAGGGTTCAGGTACTAAACCCAAAGGCACCAGGCTTGAGCGAGCTATTCGCGATCTCCAGAAGATTGTTGCAGAAT ACAGACCACCTACAATTGATATTAATGAGGTAGATCCAAATGGCCAGGCAGCAGTTAAAAGACGGTTGCCTCCTGAAGTAAAGCAAAAGCTTGCCAAGGTTGCAAGGTTATCG GCAAATCAGGGAAAGATCCAAGAACATGAGCTAATGAATCGCCTAATGGGCATAGTTGGACACCTTGTTCAGCGCAGGACACTGAAG AGAAACATGAAAGAAATGGTAGAATCAGGTATATCTGCTAAACTGGAGAAGGCTGACAGGTTTCAGCGTGTAAAATTGGAGATCAATGAAATGATCAAAGCACGTATGGCTACAAAGTCCAAG GTCAATGAACAACAGGATGGTTCAGCTGATGATTTTCAGGTTGCTAATGATGACAGAAGAGCTTTAAAAACAAAGTATGCAATGGATACTGCATTGGAGGACAAGATGTGTGATCTGTATGATATGTATGTTGAG GGTATGGATGAAGACAAGGGCCCTCAAAGCAGGAAGTTATACGTAGAG CTTGCAGAGTTATGGCCTCAAGGTTACATGGATTATGTTGGAATCAAAGATGccatttatagatcaaaggagcgaaAAAGATTATTGTACAGCCAGCAAAAG TGA
- the LOC136453872 gene encoding uncharacterized protein, protein MADSSADTDHSHRDGKHRRSHLHHLNVQVPPVTSNIGCFAGCFRPSPTSSSPVAHGISCLGHGHGHADRPASPSLIRSPSAWIKAKGQSLGSGRHARRRSRDFQYDALSYARNFDEGGTDGEGEEEAGLAASDALKHRCFTSRLPTSPPPESPSGMATSGNGKAVEQRETGRDDLE, encoded by the coding sequence ATGGCTGATTCCTCTGCCGACACGGACCATAGCCATCGCGACGGAAAGCACCGGCGATCGCACCTCCACCACCTGAATGTCCAGGTCCCTCCCGTGACCAGCAACATTGGCTGCTTCGCCGGCTGTTTCCGCCCGTCCCCAACATCGTCTTCCCCCGTCGCGCACGGCATCAGCTGCCTCGGACACGGACACGGGCACGCAGACCGGCCGGCGTCCCCGTCTCTGATCCGGTCGCCATCGGCGTGGATCAAGGCAAAGGGTCAGAGCCTCGGGTCTGGCAGGCACGCGCGTCGCCGGTCCCGGGACTTCCAGTACGACGCCCTCAGCTACGCGCGTAACTTCGACGAGGGCGGCACGGACGGCGAGGGCGAGGAGGAGGCCGGGCTTGCAGCGAGCGACGCGCTCAAGCACCGGTGCTTCACGTCCAGGCTCCCCACGTCGCCACCGCCCGAGTCCCCGTCGGGGATGGCCACCAGCGGCAATGGCAAGGCAGTGGAGCAGCGCGAAACAGGCCGTGATGATTTGGAATGA